From the Clostridium putrefaciens genome, one window contains:
- the rsmD gene encoding 16S rRNA (guanine(966)-N(2))-methyltransferase RsmD, with translation MRIIAGVARGRKLLAPVNLDTRPTLDRVKEAMFSMIQLRIPNATTLDVFAGTGSLGLESVSRGAKECYLIDKSPITFPLLKQNIENLKFQDKAYCLNMDSYEALKRLGKTENKFDVIFIDPPYMKEMIPKAIELVHSNSLLAKGGLIVTKIDSQEEIYEGNDFIILKDHRRYGNTTICFYDYKED, from the coding sequence ATGAGAATAATAGCTGGTGTAGCAAGGGGAAGGAAGTTACTTGCCCCTGTTAACTTAGATACAAGACCAACTTTAGATAGAGTAAAAGAGGCCATGTTTAGTATGATACAATTAAGAATTCCAAATGCCACAACATTAGATGTTTTTGCAGGAACTGGCAGTTTAGGATTAGAAAGTGTAAGTAGAGGAGCAAAAGAATGTTATTTAATAGATAAAAGCCCTATAACATTTCCTTTATTAAAACAAAATATAGAAAATTTAAAGTTTCAAGACAAGGCATATTGCCTTAACATGGATTCCTATGAAGCGTTAAAAAGACTAGGTAAAACTGAAAATAAATTTGATGTAATATTTATAGATCCACCTTATATGAAAGAGATGATACCAAAAGCCATAGAACTAGTTCATAGCAATAGTTTACTTGCTAAAGGGGGACTTATAGTAACAAAGATTGATAGTCAAGAGGAAATATATGAGGGTAATGACTTTATAATATTAAAGGATCATAGAAGATACGGAAATACAACTATATGTTTTTATGATTACAAGGAGGACTAA